From the Prunus dulcis chromosome 4, ALMONDv2, whole genome shotgun sequence genome, one window contains:
- the LOC117625553 gene encoding glucan endo-1,3-beta-glucosidase-like yields the protein MASILLLLVLLMPAPQITGAQSVGVCYGRNGNNLPSETEVVDLYKSNGIGRMRIYEPNDPTYQALKGSNIELTVTILKNQLQGLTDAAAATDWVQKNVQAYSPDVKFKYIAVGNEVHPTDPETQYLLPAIRNIHNAIVAANLQGQIKVSTAIDTTLVDNAYPPSAGKYSDAAKSFITPVINFLASNGAPLLVNVYPYFSYTANPSQIDIAYALFASEGFTTPDYVNYQNLFDALLDAQYSALEKANASNMEIVVSESGWPSEGGDAANPQFAQAFYQNLINHVTGTSGTPKRPGKAIETYLFAMFDENTKDGAEVERHFGIFSPKIISCARCMDAPIRLAIG from the exons ATGGCTTCCATATTGCTGCTACTTGTATTGTTGATGCCTGCCCCGCAAATAACAG GTGCACAATCTGTTGGTGTTTGTTATGGACGAAATGGCAACAATTTACCATCCGAAACAGAAGTTGTTGACTTGTACAAAAGCAATGGCATTGGAAGAATGAGAATTTATGAACCCAATGATCCAACCTATCAAGCCCTTAAAGGTTCCAACATAGAACTCACCGTGACCATCCTCAAAAACCAGCTTCAAGGCCTCActgatgctgctgctgcaacaGATTGGGTCCAAAAGAATGTACAAGCCTACTCGCCTGACGTCAAGTTCAAATACATTGCGGTCGGGAACGAAGTACACCCCACCGATCCAGAGACCCAGTATCTCCTCCCAGCCATCCGAAACATTCATAATGCAATTGTAGCAGCCAATCTGCAAGGCCAGATCAAAGTCTCAACAGCAATTGACACAACCCTTGTGGACAATGCCTACCCTCCTTCAGCTGGAAAATATAGTGATGCTGCAAAGTCATTCATAACCCCAGTTATCAACTTCCTAGCCAGCAATGGGGCCCCTCTTCTTGTCAATGTGTATCCTTACTTCAGCTACACTGCAAATCCTTCTCAAATAGACATTGCCTATGCCTTATTCGCCTCAGAAGGGTTCACGACGCCCGACTATGTAAACTACCAAAACCTGTTTGATGCTCTTTTGGATGCTCAGTACTCGGCTCTTGAGAAAGCGAATGCTTCCAACATGGAGATCGTCGTGTCGGAGAGCGGTTGGCCATCCGAAGGTGGTGATGCTGCAAACCCTCAATTTGCACAAGCATTCTACCAGAATTTGATCAACCATGTGACAGGTACCAGTGGGACTCCGAAGAGGCCTGGAAAAGCTATAGAAACTTACCTTTTTGCCATGTTTGATGAAAATACCAAGGACGGTGCTGAAGTTGAGAGACACTTCGGTATTTTCTCCCCAAAAATTATATCATGCGCCAGGTGCATGGATGCACCAATTAGATTGGCTATTGGATGA